Within the Desulforhopalus sp. genome, the region TTTCGATTGTCATGCTTATGCCTCCTCTAAATGTAAAATGGCAGATATTCTACTAAACAGATCAACAACCTTTGGTGGCAGTGCCTTTTCGCTGCCTATTATCTGTTCTGCGATTGCGGGACCATATTGAGTCTTGGTTCCAGTAATGATCTCATATAATTTTTCATTATTGTAATCTGCTATTTCTTTTACTTTTGCCGCTTTGTGTTTCTTATTTGCATAATTATCTAAAGATATGATCGCCTTTTTGATTTCATCACCATAACCATCATCTAGAAGTTGCCTTTCGAAGTCCTTACCGTCATCTAGGAATACAACACACTCTGTCTCGTCTTTCTTGCTTCCGCATTTCGAGAATTGATCCTTAACACTCGCTTTGATATTTTTGTCTGGTGTATTTTCTGCATCACTGAAAATTAACCACGGGATATTAAAGGATTCAGCAAATCGTATAAAAGGCAGATAACCTCCATGCCCCCCTACGCCCACAAAGTCGAGCGCAAGTTCAACAGGGGTCTTTCCGAAATATTTTTGGGCAAGAATGGGCAGTGCTTGCTCCTCTGTCTCTCCTTCGAAGAATATGATCAGTTTTGAGAAAAATATTTCACCCCTGGTGTTGATGACCTGTCGATTAATTTTTCTGATGTCTTCAGGAGAGAGGATATCCACCAACATCCTGCCACATGTCACTGTTCTATCCTTATAAAAATTACGCAACTGGGCAAGGGTTGCAGTAGCCGATATATAGGGCGAATGTGTTGAGATGATTTTTTGGCCTGCGATGGCTTCTATCTGCCTAAAAAGCTTCTTCTGGGCATTGGGATGCAAATGGGCTTCCGGTTCTTCTATTGCAAGAACAGGGAAGAACACAGACTTATCTTTTTGGGCATTATTAGATAGCAGAGTAATAAACGATTTCAGCGTTAAAAGAGATGACCAACTTCTTGTCCCCATACCGTGATATTCCATCGAAAAGCTGTCCCGGTTGTCAGTGTAATAAATTGTCAACCCTTTGTTCAAATCACGGACCTTTTTCGTGAATGGTGTTATTTCTATCCCGTCACCATGGCTATCCATTGCGGTATTAAGTTCTTTTAAATTCGTCTTGATATTCGACAGTATATCGCTGCTACTGACGGCCTTTTCATTCAGTATTTTTATCTGATCCTCGATTTCCTGGAGATCACCAGGGGAGTATTCAATCTTGGATAACATCCTGCCAAGGTAGGAATTTTTAAGTTTTGTGTCCTCTAGGATGTCCCGCTGGGCGTCCATATAATAGAACGGTATTTCATCGAAACGGAAATTTGTTCTTTTAGCGTCTTCAGCTTCAAACCATTTAGAACCATCATCCTGTTCGAATTCAGGCCAATCTTGCAGGATATATTGTTGAGTATTGTAATTGTTTTTTATTATATCAAATGTGATGACTGTTCGAAGCGGAACGAAAGCTGCTCCTTCAGCATTATTACGGACTCTATCGGTAGTGAAAAGTATCTCCCATTCCTCTGGAAATTCTTCCATTTGAGTGCCATCGTCGCTTAACGGAACAATCAATAGGTCGATTATAATTTTATCGGAAATCAAGCTTCCATGGATAAAGAAATCATCCTGGGAAACAAACTGCCTACTTCCCAATGATAATTGCAGTGCCTTAAGAAAGGATGTTTTTCCGGTATTGTTCATTCCTGTCAGAACTGTGGTTTCTTCAAGCGGAACCTCAATATTTTCTAAGCCACGAAAACCTGAAATGCGAACTGTTTTTATCAGAATGCTCATTTTTCTATGCCTCTATCGAATCTGGACAAATGTTGGTATTGGCAAAATGCATGTACAATACAGCAATGCATTCCTTTTTCAGGTTTTCAACACTCTTTATTATTATTAAGAAGGCTTTGATTGTTTTCTTTAAATTGATTTTTCTGGCTTTGATATCCCCCTCATCAAAGCGTTTATACTTACTACTACAGTATTTTTTACACCGAACGCGAAATTAACCGGCGAGCTTCAGCGAGTCCTTGTTTAATGTTTTGTTGGGCTTTTATTATTATCTAAATTAAATTCGATCAGCATCTCAATGTATTTTGAAATGCCGATTAATGTCTCTACAATTAACTTTAAATAATTATTTATGAATTTATTTGTTAAGTAATATATCCAAGGTTCGTCATTGGTAGTAGAACAGGTTAACCATTCTTCTGGCCATTTTTCTTCTACAATCTTTGTTTGAAATTTTTTTCTTTCGCTAATTGGCCATTCGAATCCACAGTGAAACATAGAGTTTCTGAATGAAAACAGAATTTTTAAGGCGGGTTCCAAATCATTTGGTATATACCTGGATACTCCAAGCTCAGTATTCATTTGAATTATTCCACTTACTAAATTTTTTTCAAATTTGTCATTTTGAAAAAAAAAGTGGCAGTCCCAAACTTTTTTACCTGTACGCTCTAACCTCTTACTACTAGGAACTATATTTAAAATAGTGTATATATTTTCTTTTACCCCATGAAATAGATGAAAGAATAAAGATTCTGTGAAAGGAGCTAGCATGCCAATTGCTGACATACTATGTGCAGCATCTTGAAATATTGACTTTTGTATTAATTCACTTCTATTATCGCTCAAATACTGAGCATAGTCGTCATTATCTCCATTAACTTCCCTTGCTGCTTTGTCAGCTTTTTCAATTTTCCCCCTTAATTCTTCATCTGCTTCATATTGTCTGATTAGTAAATCAACAATTGCAAGCAATTGTGATTCATACTCCAATAATGGAATGATACCATTTATGTGATAAATAGAATCATCATCTATAAGGCTATAGGTTGTTTCAATCCTGTTTTTAAGATCAATTAGGTATTGTATTGGCATGTTTTTTTAGGCCCAACAAGTTATTGTCTAGTTTTCCAGCTATCTCCAAAGACCAGCATGCCTTAACAAATCAAAATGCTGATGGAAGGCCTGTTTCTAACTGGTTACACGTATTTTTTGGTGATATCTAGAAGCTTGTTATCATCCGTTTGATCGATTTGTCTTACTATTTTGCAGGTTCTCATATCAACTTTCTGGCCGGGACTCAAAACGAACCTGAATGCCAGAGACCCAAATCTCTGTTTTTTCATCGGGGACGCTCTCTGAACCTGTTTCGGACAAGGTCCACATAATTCCAAATTATCCTAACTCGATAATCAAAAAAACGGTATGAAATTATCCTTGAAATTCCGATCTGACAAGACCACTCTCTCCAGCTGAACCACACACAGAGAGCACAGGTCCATCTTTTCCTCTCATTAGGATCGCTCAAAACTTGAATCATCGGCAAATTCTTTACAGGGATGTGTCCTCCAACATTGCAGTTCTGTTGTTCTGGCTGAAAAAGATATTATCATTCTGACTATGGCGACAGAAGACTTTCTCAGAATTGGTACCTGCAGCTGGAAGTATGACTCCTGGGAGGGGCTGGTCTATCCTCGCGGTAAAGAAATAAATTACCTCAAGGAATACAGTAGTCATTTTTCAACCGTCGAAGTTGATCAATGGTTCTGGTCCCTGTTCAAAGGAAATACCGTGGTTCTTCCGAAACCTGAAGTTGTCCGAGAATATGCGGAATCAGTACCACCGGGATTTATCTTCAGCATCAAAGTCCCGAACAGCATCACCTTGACCCACCACTACAACAAAAAGAAAAACGCACCCCTGATCCCCAACCCACATTTCCTTTCCACTGAATTAATGGGGAAATTCCTGCAGACCTTGGAGCCGCTTGGCGATCATATCGGCCCATTGATGTTTCAGTTCGAGTACTTGAATAAAAACAAAATGGCCAGCCTGGGTCATTTCACAGAAATGTTTAAAGTCTTCCTTCAGGGTCTGCCGGCGGGATATAAGTATTGCATCGAGATCCGAAATCCGAATTATCTAAAGGATGAGTATTTTGATTTTCTCGCCGAGCATCACCTGGGTCCTGTATTTCTGCAGGGGTATTACATGCCTTCGATTTTTGAAGTGTACGGGAAGTTCAAGGATAGACTGAGTGATCCGGTAGTGCTGAGACTTCATGGTTTGGATCGACAGGGAATCGAAGAACGGACAAAAAATGTCTGGGATAATATTGTCGATCCAAGGGATGATGAACTCTTACACCTGAGAAATATTGTGATCGATCTGCGGGAACGGCGACACCAGGTCTTTTTAAACGTAAACAATCATTACGAGGGTTCTGCACCTCGAACCATAGAGAAGATCAGAACGCTTCTGCAATTTGTGTGAGAATGCAGGACTTCCACAAATAATCATACATCCCGGAGGACTAGGCCATTGATGTTCACCGAACTTGAGTGTGCTCTTGTACGCAGGAATCTTTTGTTTTCATAGAACATCTGACTGCCTCAGAGACTAACGGTGGCCCAAACATCGTCCTGCAGTTTCGGTTCATATTGCATTATAAACTCAGTCCAACCCCATGGTGGATTCAAGATCTCAACCCCAACGGATCGTCCGTTGCCATCAATGTTTGACCATCTGGGCCTCACACTCATTTTAAAGTTTTTCCCTTGGCCACTGACGACAACCGTCATTATTTTTGCTTTCCCATTCAGTTTCTTCGGCAGATCTGTCAAGCATACGCCGAATCTGGACACGTCAGAAATCACCCCCTTGAAAAAAGCCGACTCCATCGGAAGCATCAACAGAGAGGTTCTTTATCTCTAGTCGCGGATGATTTCGTTGTTTCATTTACTCCTCTCCGATAATTTTGCCGCGCATATAGTTGTGTCGCGGATTTGCATAGGACTCAATGACAGATCTGTACATTTGCCATTCGCCTCTAAAAAAACACCTCGGCTCAAACCAATCCGATTTTTTTCCAGTACCCCTCAATTTCAAGCTTCTGTTTGAGAAATTCAAAGAGGTCGTTTTTAGAGTAGTTGCCCCGAAACCGTCTACGGAATTCGGAGAGAATGGCTTGCTGTTGTTGCGGTTGGTAGAGGTCCCATTCAATCAAGAGATCCTGTTGTTGATTCTGAGTCATGGTGTGTAATTTTTTCAAGTTAGGGTTGTTTTTTTAAAAGGAACGTTGTCTTTCAGCAGTCATCTTGATGTCCCTCCATGTCCGACTATAATAAGCTTTGAAACCTTACAAATATCTTACTGCTGCAGGACTGATTCGAGGAAAAGATAGGGCCTGGCCGCTCAGGTGGTAAAGTGAAGGCAGGATACGTCTTGCTATTCCGCGTCACCTCAACAAGGGTCATGGAAGCCGTCGCTGAGTTCACCGCGACTACAGTGAATAATGGCCGTTGGCTGATCTCACCCCATCATCGTCGCCGGCATTGACGTAGGAGGCATCAGTCAGGGGTCTCATGCAGTTGTGTTCGTGATGGATTATATGGCGACAGGTTTCAAGCGACGAATGTGACTGAAATCGTCAGCGGGAGTTGCAACGAGATGCAGGTCAAGGTCATCGGTATCGACGCCCCTTGTCGCTGGAGTGCGGACGGCAGAGCCCGGCCGGCAGAACGAGAGTTGATCAGATGAGACCGTCCTTCCAAGATCAACCGGGTAAAATAATTATCACAAAATATTGATTGGATTTTTTCAGGGGGCTGCTTTGGTGTTCGGTGTGGGGGAGAGCATGGGGGAAAGAAAATTTAGGTATAAAAAAAGGGGATAAGATTTAATCTTAACCCATTGAATTTCCAATGGTAGCTGGGACAGGATTTGAACCTGTGACCTTCGGGTTATGAGCCACGGACAGTCTGCAAACCATTCGGGGCTTTTCTGCCTCGGGTGTCATGTTGATTCTTAATCATGTCATGAAAAACTCTTCAGTTCTCCAAGATTGTAGCCGACAACATCTTCAACCCGGTATGTCACCAGCCTAGCAATTTCGAATAGGAAATTCCTTTTCGGCTGAAACGGTCATTTCTCAGCCATGTTCTACTCCGTGTTTGTCGGTACGAATCTTTTTCCACTTCATTATTCACCATAAAAAGAACCCTGAAAATAATTGCCAGGCAGGCTGCAAGGGTTCGAAGTTCTTCAGGAGCTACTGTCACTCGGGAAGGAAATTATTTTATTGCTCGAATTCCCCCCTTCGGCCTTCATCGCATCCGACAAAATATCGTCAACAGTATCAGAGGCCCGGCGTAAAGCCTCATCGCGGTAATGTATATAGCGTTGCGTCATCTGGGGGCTTTTGTGGGTCAAAAGTTTTTGCAGGGTAAACATGTCCACTTTACCGGAGCTTGCCAACATTGTTGCGTAAACGTGCCGCAAACCATGAAGGGGCCGGAAGTCGGCGGGTAGTCCGGCTGCCGCTTTGTCTTCACCCATCAAGAATACTGTTTATATTTTGTTTCTTCGTTGTCTTTTTTCGTTTGCTGCTGGTCAAAGGTTGCCATAGCCTTCTTGACCGATTCGTCATTAACATGGCTGTAACGCTCGGTCATTTGTAGTGTTTTGTGACCAAGGATTTTTGCAATTACAGGTAATGTTATCCCCTGATTCACAAGCCAAGATGCAGCCGTATGTCGAAGAGTAT harbors:
- a CDS encoding AAA family ATPase, with the translated sequence MSILIKTVRISGFRGLENIEVPLEETTVLTGMNNTGKTSFLKALQLSLGSRQFVSQDDFFIHGSLISDKIIIDLLIVPLSDDGTQMEEFPEEWEILFTTDRVRNNAEGAAFVPLRTVITFDIIKNNYNTQQYILQDWPEFEQDDGSKWFEAEDAKRTNFRFDEIPFYYMDAQRDILEDTKLKNSYLGRMLSKIEYSPGDLQEIEDQIKILNEKAVSSSDILSNIKTNLKELNTAMDSHGDGIEITPFTKKVRDLNKGLTIYYTDNRDSFSMEYHGMGTRSWSSLLTLKSFITLLSNNAQKDKSVFFPVLAIEEPEAHLHPNAQKKLFRQIEAIAGQKIISTHSPYISATATLAQLRNFYKDRTVTCGRMLVDILSPEDIRKINRQVINTRGEIFFSKLIIFFEGETEEQALPILAQKYFGKTPVELALDFVGVGGHGGYLPFIRFAESFNIPWLIFSDAENTPDKNIKASVKDQFSKCGSKKDETECVVFLDDGKDFERQLLDDGYGDEIKKAIISLDNYANKKHKAAKVKEIADYNNEKLYEIITGTKTQYGPAIAEQIIGSEKALPPKVVDLFSRISAILHLEEA
- a CDS encoding DUF72 domain-containing protein — translated: MATEDFLRIGTCSWKYDSWEGLVYPRGKEINYLKEYSSHFSTVEVDQWFWSLFKGNTVVLPKPEVVREYAESVPPGFIFSIKVPNSITLTHHYNKKKNAPLIPNPHFLSTELMGKFLQTLEPLGDHIGPLMFQFEYLNKNKMASLGHFTEMFKVFLQGLPAGYKYCIEIRNPNYLKDEYFDFLAEHHLGPVFLQGYYMPSIFEVYGKFKDRLSDPVVLRLHGLDRQGIEERTKNVWDNIVDPRDDELLHLRNIVIDLRERRHQVFLNVNNHYEGSAPRTIEKIRTLLQFV
- a CDS encoding DUF429 domain-containing protein, whose translation is MTEIVSGSCNEMQVKVIGIDAPCRWSADGRARPAERELIR
- a CDS encoding tyrosine-type recombinase/integrase, which produces MGEDKAAAGLPADFRPLHGLRHVYATMLASSGKVDMFTLQKLLTHKSPQMTQRYIHYRDEALRRASDTVDDILSDAMKAEGGNSSNKIISFPSDSSS